The Nitrosomonas sp. PY1 genomic sequence AGTTGATGTTGAGCCATATTGATCAGATGAGATTTTTAATACTCCTGCAGATTCGATTACAGCTACTTTAAGACCCGCTGATGTAATTGCTGACGAGCCATTGATTTTGGACTGAATCTCTGCCGCTAAAGAGGCTGCTGTATAAGTTCCTGCTGCAATGGTGATATTTGTGCTTATTCCGTGAATAGAAAGATCAAGCCGATCATTCGATCCTGAATTAATAGTCAGAGATGCCGCGCTACTTCCTAAAGCCATGCCTTGAGTTGCCATTTGTGTGATATCCAATGAATATTTTCCATTCATTGTGTCAGGAGTGGCGCTTATGAAAGATACTTGACTGTCTGTCGTTTTCCCAATCGAAGCAAATAAGGTCGAAATATCTTTAGTAGAATCGCTTAATGCTTCGGATAATTTTGTTTGATCGAGTGTAAGTGTTCCATCGGCCTGAAAAGATACACCGATTTCTGATAATAAACTTAATCCACCGCCCGCAGAATTCAGAGGATTCGATATTTCGTTACGTAAGCTTGTCTGTATGGATCGTACCGTTGAATCACCCGTTAAAATGGAAGCTTGTTTTGTGGTTGCATCATATTTAGAGAGGTCGACAATGGTTTTGTTTAAATCGTTAAAAGATTTTACAAACGAAGTAACAGCGCTTTGAACACCTGCGGCATCATGCGCCAGATTTAAAGTCGTTGTTGCGCCTGGGTTCGTTTTTAGTAAATCGATCGTGACACCTTCAATTGCATCGGTGATTTTATTGGATGCTTTACTGATTGAGATTCCATCAATAATAAAGTTGGCGTTGCTGGCTGCTACCGTTTCAGTTAGGTTCGATATCCCTCCCGTAGAGGCATCATAAACAAGCTGAGACAAGCCAGTATTGTCCGAATTGTTTCCATCGGAATCTATAGCAGTAATTTTTAAAGCGTTGCTTATGCCAGTATCTTTTGATGCAATGACTAGGCGATTGCCGGAACCATCATTGACAATACTTGCAGTTACTCCTGCATCAGCTTGATTGATAGCATCACGGATTCCTGCAAGAGACGAATTACTCGGTGAGATAGTAATTGATTGCGCTGCTTTATCCGCATTTAATGTGAATGTGCCACTGCTGTATGTGCCAAACTGTATTGTTAATGTTCCGCTACCTACCGTAGTATTTGTAGTCGCAAAGTTCGTCGATTTCAGTTTTTGTGATTGCGCTAGTGATTGGATCTCTAGCGAATAACTGCCTGCTACTGCAGACGGCGTGGCGCTCACATTGGCTAAAGTTGAGTCGGAAATAGTTGCCGTTCTGCCATTAAATTTTGCCGGATCGGCTAATGCTGCAACGCTACCTTGGAATGAGGAAAGGGCTCCTTTTAAAGCACCAAAAGCCGACAATCTTGTTTGTAGTTTGGCTTCTTTGGTATCAAGAGCGGTCAGGGGGCGACTCTCCAGCGTCATCAGCTGTTTAACGATACCGTTAACATCCAAGCCTGATCCAATTCCTGGCGATGCGAGTGTTTGCATTTTAATTCTCTTTGTTTAGATTTTCATAATTGGATTAAGCTTTATCACTAAACAATAATCCTTGTACTCTATCAAGGGTATGCGCAATTTCAATGGCTTCCTTGGTTGGGATTTGACGAATAATCTCGTCTGTATGCACATCCATTACTTTTATAATGGTTCTGCCGGTATCCTCATCAATAGAAAAACGCAAGTTATGTGCCAGGTTTGCTACAGCTTCTTGTATTTTTTGTACGGCATGTTGGACATCTTGATCTGAACTGGAAGTGGTTTCAGATTGAGTATCTTTAACCTGCGAAGGTGGAAGAACCTGCAAATAATTAGTTGCTGATTTTTGCGTATTAGCAGTTGGAGGTGGTAGGTATACGTTTGTTACGTTTAATGCATTGATATTCATGATATTCTCCTTAAGGCTGAATGGAACGCGAGAGCTTCTAGCTGTACTCCCGCGCCTCCGGCTTTAGTGAAAACGTTAAGTCATTACATGGAATGATTAACGGAGTAATGAAAGAACGTTATTGGGTAGTGAATTTGCTTGCGCAAGAATCGCCACGCCTGCTTGTTGCAAGATTTGTCCGCGCGTCATGTTAGCGGTTTCCTGAGCGAAGTCGGCATCTTGAATGCGACTACGGGAAGCTGACAGATTTTCGGA encodes the following:
- the fliD gene encoding flagellar filament capping protein FliD, with product MQTLASPGIGSGLDVNGIVKQLMTLESRPLTALDTKEAKLQTRLSAFGALKGALSSFQGSVAALADPAKFNGRTATISDSTLANVSATPSAVAGSYSLEIQSLAQSQKLKSTNFATTNTTVGSGTLTIQFGTYSSGTFTLNADKAAQSITISPSNSSLAGIRDAINQADAGVTASIVNDGSGNRLVIASKDTGISNALKITAIDSDGNNSDNTGLSQLVYDASTGGISNLTETVAASNANFIIDGISISKASNKITDAIEGVTIDLLKTNPGATTTLNLAHDAAGVQSAVTSFVKSFNDLNKTIVDLSKYDATTKQASILTGDSTVRSIQTSLRNEISNPLNSAGGGLSLLSEIGVSFQADGTLTLDQTKLSEALSDSTKDISTLFASIGKTTDSQVSFISATPDTMNGKYSLDITQMATQGMALGSSAASLTINSGSNDRLDLSIHGISTNITIAAGTYTAASLAAEIQSKINGSSAITSAGLKVAVIESAGVLKISSDQYGSTSTVSITGGNAKASLFGTPVETAGLDVAGSINGITAIGSGQKLTGLGDSSGLVLNIIGGSTGARGEINFAHGFAAKLDRLVDKMLGNHLIDSRIDGINSSIKDINTQRETLNRRLVDVEARIRAQFTALDSMVANMTKTSNFLQQQLSANK
- a CDS encoding flagellar protein FlaG encodes the protein MNINALNVTNVYLPPPTANTQKSATNYLQVLPPSQVKDTQSETTSSSDQDVQHAVQKIQEAVANLAHNLRFSIDEDTGRTIIKVMDVHTDEIIRQIPTKEAIEIAHTLDRVQGLLFSDKA